A DNA window from Gillisia sp. Hel1_33_143 contains the following coding sequences:
- the era gene encoding GTPase Era, translating to MAHKAGFVNIIGNPNVGKSTLMNAFVGERLSIITSKAQTTRHRILGIVNGEDFQVILSDTPGIIKPAYDLQQSMMDFVKSAFEDADVLVYMVEIGEQALKDEAFFNKIIYAKIPVLLLLNKIDVSNQEQLESQVQYWTEKVPNAEIYPISALQGFNVSEVFNRVVELIPESPAYYPKDTLTDKPERFFVNEIIREKILMHYKKEIPYSVEIDTEEFFEDPEIIRMRSIIMVERETQKGIIIGHKGAALKRVGVEARKDLEKFFGKQVHLELYVKVNKNWRNDSKQLKRFGYNK from the coding sequence ATGGCACATAAGGCAGGATTTGTAAATATTATTGGAAACCCTAACGTAGGAAAATCTACTTTGATGAATGCTTTTGTTGGAGAAAGACTATCTATTATTACTTCAAAAGCGCAAACTACGCGTCACAGAATCTTAGGAATTGTGAATGGGGAGGATTTTCAAGTGATATTAAGTGATACTCCGGGTATTATTAAACCTGCGTATGATTTGCAACAATCTATGATGGATTTTGTAAAATCTGCTTTTGAAGATGCCGATGTGCTTGTTTATATGGTGGAGATTGGAGAACAAGCTCTTAAAGATGAAGCGTTTTTTAATAAGATCATCTATGCTAAAATTCCGGTGCTTTTATTATTGAATAAGATAGATGTTTCTAATCAGGAACAACTAGAATCACAAGTTCAATACTGGACAGAAAAAGTACCTAATGCAGAGATCTATCCTATTTCTGCACTCCAGGGATTCAATGTTTCAGAAGTATTTAATAGAGTAGTAGAACTTATTCCTGAATCTCCTGCATATTATCCAAAAGATACCTTAACAGACAAGCCAGAACGATTTTTTGTAAACGAGATCATTCGTGAAAAGATCTTAATGCATTATAAAAAAGAAATTCCATATTCTGTAGAAATCGACACCGAAGAATTTTTTGAAGATCCTGAGATTATCAGAATGCGAAGTATAATTATGGTTGAGCGTGAGACCCAAAAAGGGATTATCATCGGTCATAAAGGAGCTGCACTAAAAAGAGTAGGGGTAGAAGCAAGAAAAGACTTGGAAAAATTCTTTGGGAAGCAAGTGCATTTAGAGCTATATGTAAAAGTTAATAAGAACTGGAGAAATGATTCTAAACAGTTAAAACGTTTCGGATATAATAAATAG